From Chengkuizengella sediminis, one genomic window encodes:
- the narJ gene encoding nitrate reductase molybdenum cofactor assembly chaperone, with translation MENNQKIFKLVSILLQYPEYEWKNNKEITDEISLLKDPKIKERFSEFLSYINKNTMDELWKTYVNVFDFNEKTTLYLTYIIFGDNRERGPAFVKLKQEFAEAGFILEKEELPDYLPLILEFASEAPRENASKLFKIHRKAIDLLHIELEKLNSPYLNLLEICKHAIDNYIKQSKAS, from the coding sequence ATGGAAAATAATCAAAAAATTTTTAAATTAGTTTCAATCCTTTTACAATATCCCGAATATGAATGGAAAAATAATAAAGAAATAACCGACGAGATCTCTTTATTAAAAGACCCTAAGATTAAAGAACGTTTTTCAGAATTCTTGTCGTATATTAATAAAAATACCATGGATGAACTTTGGAAAACCTATGTGAACGTCTTTGATTTCAATGAAAAAACAACGCTTTATTTAACCTACATTATATTTGGGGATAATCGTGAACGGGGCCCCGCATTTGTCAAACTAAAACAGGAATTTGCAGAGGCAGGATTCATTTTAGAAAAGGAAGAATTGCCTGACTACCTTCCACTTATATTAGAGTTTGCATCCGAAGCACCGAGAGAGAATGCCAGCAAACTATTTAAAATACATCGCAAAGCAATCGACCTTCTTCATATTGAGCTTGAAAAGTTAAATAGCCCGTATTTAAACCTATTAGAGATATGCAAACATGCCATTGATAACTATATCAAACAAAGTAAAGCATCGTAG
- the narI gene encoding respiratory nitrate reductase subunit gamma: protein MSLSDQFFWVIFPYLMLTIFVVGHIYRYNTDQFGWSAKSSEFLEKRFLRWGSLLFHWGIIFVFFGHVGGVLIPKGFYEQIGITEEMYHFGAVWFGGAAGIMVVIGGFLLTIRRVTVKRIYKNSSKSDFIALIMLGVVVLLGFTNTIGYTATGGTFDYRENIGPWFRGVLTFRPLPELMITAPIGFKLHILAALVLFAMWPFTRLVHVWSIPLTYLNRKYVVFRKMNPRKALKRTQKSEEKL from the coding sequence ATGAGTTTATCTGATCAATTTTTTTGGGTGATTTTCCCTTATTTGATGTTAACCATTTTTGTAGTAGGTCACATTTATCGTTATAATACCGATCAGTTCGGATGGTCTGCAAAGTCCAGTGAATTTTTAGAAAAAAGGTTTCTTAGATGGGGAAGTTTATTGTTTCACTGGGGGATTATTTTTGTTTTTTTTGGACACGTTGGGGGAGTACTGATACCAAAAGGTTTTTATGAACAAATAGGGATAACGGAGGAAATGTATCATTTTGGTGCAGTTTGGTTTGGAGGAGCAGCAGGCATTATGGTCGTTATTGGAGGTTTTCTTCTAACAATACGCCGTGTTACCGTAAAACGAATTTATAAAAATAGCAGTAAAAGTGATTTCATTGCGCTTATCATGTTAGGTGTTGTTGTCTTGCTCGGTTTTACCAATACGATAGGATATACAGCCACAGGCGGAACATTTGATTACCGCGAAAATATTGGACCCTGGTTCCGAGGTGTTCTCACATTTAGACCTTTACCTGAACTTATGATCACAGCACCAATCGGATTCAAGTTACATATCTTAGCTGCCCTTGTTTTGTTTGCCATGTGGCCATTTACTCGTTTGGTACACGTGTGGAGCATTCCTCTCACCTATTTAAATAGAAAATATGTTGTTTTTAGAAAGATGAACCCTAGAAAGGCTTTGAAGAGAACCCAAAAAAGTGAAGAGAAGCTCTGA
- a CDS encoding hemerythrin domain-containing protein: MSGPALKKLNAHRSIHDGVISEGRNLMEKFLELYNNNQIKQARMVTDELTEHWETRAIAHADAEEEGFYQEKLDQKPDLLEKINMLKRDHELLRILLKEIKQLIPRDETHTDVIDRFKAMQLLMQIHNREEEKYLLSDH; this comes from the coding sequence ATGTCAGGACCTGCATTAAAAAAACTGAACGCTCATCGATCTATTCACGATGGAGTGATTTCTGAAGGCAGAAATTTAATGGAAAAATTTTTAGAATTGTATAACAACAATCAAATTAAACAAGCTCGTATGGTTACAGATGAACTTACAGAACATTGGGAAACTCGTGCTATCGCTCATGCTGACGCTGAGGAAGAAGGTTTTTATCAAGAAAAATTAGATCAAAAGCCTGACTTATTAGAGAAAATAAATATGTTGAAACGGGATCACGAGTTGCTACGAATTTTACTAAAAGAAATTAAGCAGCTAATCCCTCGAGATGAAACGCATACAGATGTAATCGATCGTTTTAAAGCAATGCAACTACTTATGCAAATACATAATCGAGAAGAAGAGAAGTACCTGCTTTCTGATCATTGA
- a CDS encoding Crp/Fnr family transcriptional regulator has product MKCHHYPNQNGEYELCVSKVPIFNHLNQEEMREIAFLIQSRTFKKGEVIFSANSSLNELFIIHTGRVKIYRLSDSGREQILRILEAKEFMGELTLFNESLTQNYAEATEKTEVCVIQKSDLQKLIVRKPSIALKILEEFSKRLTNADQLIQQLGSADVETRIASVLIDLNKKQNSNIVTLPMSKGDFASLIGTTQETISRKLSAFQERGWIKLTGQRVVSILNIEKLISFTEDTK; this is encoded by the coding sequence ATGAAGTGTCATCATTATCCTAACCAAAACGGTGAATATGAACTTTGTGTTTCCAAAGTTCCAATTTTCAATCATTTAAATCAAGAAGAGATGAGAGAAATTGCTTTCCTAATCCAAAGTAGAACTTTTAAAAAAGGTGAAGTCATCTTTTCAGCAAACTCTTCTTTAAACGAATTATTTATTATCCATACTGGCAGAGTGAAAATATATCGCCTATCCGATTCAGGACGTGAGCAAATTTTACGAATATTAGAGGCGAAAGAGTTTATGGGTGAACTTACTCTTTTTAATGAATCTTTAACACAAAATTATGCTGAGGCAACAGAAAAAACTGAAGTATGTGTTATTCAAAAGTCAGACCTTCAAAAATTGATTGTAAGGAAACCTTCAATTGCTCTTAAAATACTTGAGGAGTTCTCTAAAAGATTAACGAATGCGGATCAATTAATCCAACAATTAGGTAGCGCTGATGTGGAAACACGTATTGCTTCTGTATTAATTGATCTAAACAAAAAACAAAATTCCAACATTGTGACTCTCCCAATGAGTAAAGGTGACTTTGCTTCCTTAATTGGAACAACTCAAGAAACAATTAGCAGAAAACTATCTGCTTTTCAAGAACGAGGGTGGATCAAGCTAACTGGTCAAAGAGTTGTTTCCATTTTAAACATTGAAAAACTAATTTCCTTTACAGAAGATACTAAATAA
- a CDS encoding flavodoxin, with amino-acid sequence MTTKIIMIYASMSGNTEEMAEKIEEVLNEQDILLEVKMVDDANTSDLLDYDGIILGSYTWGDGELPDEFLDFYDEMDELNLDHKIGAVFGSCDSSYPEYGAAVDILTNKLKELGASISVQGLKVDGMPDEQSFEECTHFANQFILQLLNPQK; translated from the coding sequence ATGACTACTAAAATCATCATGATCTATGCAAGTATGTCAGGAAATACCGAGGAAATGGCAGAAAAAATTGAAGAAGTTTTAAATGAACAGGATATTTTATTAGAAGTAAAAATGGTTGACGATGCAAACACTTCAGATTTACTTGATTATGACGGTATTATTTTAGGCAGTTACACATGGGGTGATGGAGAGCTTCCAGATGAATTTTTAGATTTCTATGATGAAATGGATGAACTAAATTTAGATCATAAAATAGGAGCTGTATTCGGTTCTTGTGATTCTTCTTATCCCGAGTATGGTGCAGCGGTTGATATATTAACGAATAAATTAAAAGAACTAGGAGCTTCCATCTCGGTACAGGGTCTAAAAGTAGACGGTATGCCAGATGAACAATCCTTTGAGGAATGCACTCATTTTGCAAATCAATTTATACTACAGTTATTAAACCCACAGAAGTAA
- a CDS encoding bifunctional 3-deoxy-7-phosphoheptulonate synthase/chorismate mutase — protein MSNIELDHLRKEMDQINKELLKLISKRADIAKEIGDIKEKQGVPKFDPVRENKMLEQLISLNEGPFEDGAIRHLFKQIFKASLNLQSEEHKKHLLVSRKKQVEDTVIELQDAVIGGNESVLIAGPCSVESYEQVREVGAAIKAAGVPVLRGGAFKPRTSPYDFQGLGVEGLEILKKVGQEFGLTTISEIVDPRHIEMASDYIDIIQIGARNMHNFELLKEAGESNLPVLLKRGLSATMEEFLHAAEYIVSRGNTQVMLIERGIRTYEKWTRNTLDISAVPILKQESHLPVLVDVTHSAGRKDILLPCAKAALAAGADGVMVEVHPDPSTALSDSQQQLDIPQFEDFFKELKASGLYKSTVKV, from the coding sequence ATGTCCAATATAGAATTAGATCATCTAAGGAAAGAAATGGATCAAATTAATAAAGAACTTTTAAAGTTAATTTCTAAACGTGCAGATATCGCAAAAGAGATTGGCGATATTAAAGAAAAACAGGGAGTGCCTAAATTTGACCCTGTACGTGAAAATAAAATGTTAGAACAGCTAATTTCTTTAAATGAAGGTCCATTTGAAGACGGAGCGATTCGTCATTTGTTCAAACAAATTTTTAAAGCTTCTTTGAATCTTCAATCTGAGGAGCATAAAAAACATTTATTGGTCAGCAGAAAGAAACAAGTAGAAGATACTGTGATCGAGCTTCAGGATGCTGTGATCGGAGGGAATGAATCCGTATTGATAGCTGGTCCATGTTCGGTTGAAAGTTACGAGCAGGTAAGAGAAGTAGGTGCTGCAATAAAAGCTGCGGGTGTACCTGTATTAAGAGGAGGAGCATTTAAGCCAAGGACTTCTCCATATGATTTCCAAGGGTTAGGTGTTGAGGGTCTGGAGATATTGAAAAAGGTAGGACAGGAATTTGGTCTAACTACAATAAGTGAGATCGTAGATCCTCGTCATATCGAAATGGCTTCTGATTATATTGATATTATCCAGATCGGTGCTCGTAATATGCATAACTTTGAACTATTAAAGGAAGCAGGAGAGTCCAACCTTCCAGTTTTACTTAAAAGAGGATTGTCAGCTACGATGGAAGAATTCCTGCATGCTGCAGAATATATTGTTTCCCGAGGAAATACACAAGTGATGTTAATTGAACGTGGCATAAGAACTTACGAAAAATGGACACGAAATACGTTAGATATTTCTGCTGTACCTATTTTGAAACAAGAAAGTCATTTACCTGTGTTAGTAGATGTAACTCACTCAGCGGGTCGAAAAGACATTTTGCTGCCATGTGCGAAAGCTGCTTTAGCTGCCGGTGCAGACGGTGTGATGGTAGAAGTACATCCTGATCCATCTACTGCTTTATCTGATTCACAGCAGCAGTTGGATATTCCACAGTTTGAGGATTTCTTTAAAGAGCTTAAAGCCTCCGGACTATATAAATCAACTGTTAAGGTCTAA
- a CDS encoding TVP38/TMEM64 family protein: MKHRKERVMLQFETAAEWLREFGVWAVLISIFINIIIGVVGVLPSLFLSGANVVVFGPVYGFFVSVIGETLGAGAAYTVYRWGLRKWKGDSLSWKWVKKLRGITRKKQAIVLLSARLAPMVPSGAATFAAAAVQMRFLDFLLVTLIGKVPTIWIESMIGYDLFYIQERYVNLIVTLSMILIIYILLKKKDK; the protein is encoded by the coding sequence TTGAAACATAGAAAGGAAAGAGTCATGTTGCAATTTGAAACAGCAGCAGAATGGCTCCGTGAATTTGGTGTGTGGGCTGTTCTAATAAGTATATTCATTAATATCATCATTGGTGTTGTTGGTGTATTGCCATCCCTTTTTCTGTCTGGTGCAAATGTGGTTGTTTTTGGTCCTGTTTATGGTTTTTTTGTATCGGTTATTGGAGAAACACTTGGAGCAGGAGCAGCCTATACAGTATATCGTTGGGGGTTAAGAAAGTGGAAAGGGGATTCGCTTTCTTGGAAATGGGTAAAGAAGTTGCGAGGAATCACTAGGAAGAAACAAGCGATTGTTTTATTATCAGCTAGACTTGCACCAATGGTACCATCAGGAGCTGCTACCTTTGCGGCTGCTGCTGTTCAAATGAGGTTTTTAGATTTCTTGTTAGTAACCCTTATTGGTAAAGTGCCAACCATATGGATTGAATCGATGATTGGGTATGATTTATTTTATATTCAAGAACGGTATGTAAATCTGATTGTGACGTTAAGTATGATCTTAATCATTTATATTCTATTGAAAAAAAAGGATAAATGA
- a CDS encoding DUF4097 family beta strand repeat-containing protein → MKKIIIFAIIMGLIVFGGLFVFSNVISFFQGDSELNLVDFEIEKSLSVGNIHNVQIISPVGKVQIVQSGGDQIQAQLKGKTTKKTENNYELDVQESDGQAYIEVKKSKGNLFDLYTEYDLIVKVPEAEFAVFQVQTESASIEMKSITSDKYVLKTVTGDMDVSVLQGAFDVRTDTGEILLELEQINDDIVGKSVTGDIIIKSQKSPEALQIDFDTDTGKEIIDLPSYLTGKGPIIKLSSNTGDLELVSN, encoded by the coding sequence ATGAAAAAGATCATAATATTTGCAATTATTATGGGACTTATTGTTTTTGGTGGACTTTTTGTTTTTTCAAACGTGATTTCATTTTTTCAAGGAGATTCAGAGCTGAATTTGGTAGATTTTGAAATTGAAAAATCACTCTCAGTAGGAAATATCCACAATGTTCAAATTATCTCGCCTGTAGGAAAAGTTCAAATTGTTCAGTCTGGAGGAGATCAAATTCAAGCTCAACTAAAGGGGAAGACTACAAAAAAGACAGAAAACAACTATGAATTAGATGTTCAGGAGTCTGATGGTCAAGCTTATATAGAGGTGAAAAAATCTAAAGGGAATCTATTTGACTTGTATACTGAATATGATTTAATAGTGAAAGTGCCAGAAGCAGAGTTTGCAGTATTTCAAGTACAAACGGAGTCGGCAAGTATTGAAATGAAGAGTATAACATCTGACAAATATGTATTAAAAACAGTAACTGGAGATATGGATGTAAGTGTACTTCAAGGAGCTTTTGATGTTAGAACAGATACAGGTGAAATCTTATTGGAATTAGAGCAAATCAATGATGATATTGTTGGAAAATCAGTTACAGGCGATATTATTATAAAATCACAGAAATCTCCAGAAGCATTACAAATTGATTTTGATACGGATACAGGAAAAGAAATCATTGACTTACCAAGTTACTTGACAGGGAAAGGCCCCATCATTAAACTTTCTTCAAACACAGGTGATTTGGAATTAGTAAGTAATTAA
- the ectB gene encoding diaminobutyrate--2-oxoglutarate transaminase: MNIFEKIESNVRSYCRNYPVVFDKAKGEILYSKTGESYLDFLAGAGALNYGHNHDYMKEKMIDYMTSDKIMHGLDLYTSAKEDFISAFHEQILSPRQLDYKIQFSGPTGANAVEAALKLARKFKKRTGIFALMGSFHGMTLGSLSISSNKSNRAGAGLNLDRVTFIPFNHGPFGNMDTIKYIEYILNDTHSGIEKPAAIIIETVQAEGGVNVADIEWLRKLRKLCDEHDILLICDDIQVGCLRTGSFFSFERADIIPDIVVLSKSISGYGLPMSLVLIKPELDIWKPGEHNGTFRGNQLAFIAAKAALEIIEKEMIEEQVKTKEYFIKQFLEKEIKPIDSSIDIRGIGMIWGIDLSGFENDNITSAVIKDCFDHGLIIESAGRNDHVIKILPPLTIGIDNLKEGCNILKQSLLKAIGNVKETSNTSFSTNII; this comes from the coding sequence ATGAATATTTTTGAAAAAATAGAGTCAAATGTGAGGTCTTATTGCAGAAATTATCCTGTCGTTTTTGATAAAGCAAAAGGGGAAATATTATATTCAAAAACAGGTGAAAGTTATCTTGATTTTTTAGCAGGTGCAGGCGCATTAAATTATGGGCATAATCATGATTACATGAAGGAAAAAATGATAGATTATATGACTTCGGATAAAATTATGCATGGATTAGATTTGTACACTAGCGCAAAAGAGGATTTTATATCTGCATTTCATGAACAAATATTAAGTCCACGTCAATTAGATTATAAAATTCAATTTAGTGGACCTACAGGGGCAAATGCGGTAGAAGCGGCTTTAAAATTAGCCAGAAAATTCAAAAAACGCACAGGAATTTTTGCATTAATGGGGAGTTTCCACGGTATGACTTTAGGGAGTTTGTCTATTTCAAGTAATAAATCAAACAGAGCAGGTGCAGGGTTAAATTTAGATCGTGTTACCTTTATTCCATTTAATCATGGACCATTTGGAAACATGGATACGATCAAATATATCGAATATATTTTGAATGATACTCATTCTGGAATTGAAAAACCTGCTGCAATCATCATCGAAACTGTTCAAGCTGAAGGTGGAGTGAATGTAGCGGACATTGAGTGGTTGAGAAAATTAAGAAAATTATGTGATGAACATGATATTTTACTCATTTGTGATGATATACAAGTAGGTTGTTTACGAACGGGTTCATTTTTTTCATTTGAAAGAGCCGACATCATACCAGATATCGTTGTTTTATCAAAATCCATTAGTGGATACGGACTACCGATGTCGCTAGTATTGATCAAACCAGAGTTAGACATTTGGAAACCAGGAGAACATAATGGCACATTCCGGGGAAATCAGCTGGCTTTTATTGCTGCAAAAGCAGCTTTGGAAATCATTGAAAAAGAAATGATAGAAGAACAAGTAAAAACAAAGGAATATTTCATTAAACAGTTTCTCGAAAAAGAAATAAAACCAATAGATTCTTCTATAGATATCAGAGGAATTGGTATGATATGGGGCATCGATTTATCAGGATTTGAAAATGACAATATTACGAGTGCTGTGATTAAGGATTGTTTTGACCATGGATTGATCATAGAAAGTGCAGGAAGAAATGATCATGTCATTAAAATTTTACCACCTTTAACGATAGGAATAGATAATTTAAAAGAAGGGTGTAATATATTAAAACAAAGTTTATTAAAAGCAATAGGGAATGTTAAAGAAACATCTAATACTTCTTTTTCGACAAACATAATATAA
- a CDS encoding MFS transporter translates to MSDTRNIVLISISRLISELGSVALRFALSLYILDITGSPLMFGFVFGFTYIPGVIVNLFAGVLIDRSNKKKILIAADLLSGITTILFLVLFLVQPANIGLLICYVIILYSFQAVFLLAMNAAIPELVSKSRVMAVNSNIQSISTLLSIVGLFVGAFAYGAFGIEMVFLIDGISFILSGIINVFFVFRKKSEESLQNNTYWQSMKEVHQYIKDRNELKYLLGIFLVINFMFVPIVTLVMPYIMREIYEMSEFYIALIEGALGLGLIVGALLVAIKKIGRFVINKIFILFQLLAFMTVLWVFPELPFISINSSLVILLGYMIILTFMGMFNSMANIPMVSYVQIYIPEKMRASFFGIVTTVATMSVPVGLWIYGAALEMISWIYLTTISGVTLIIIGFIAHRNQELREFFSREQDDHEDHMELNPIEVVESN, encoded by the coding sequence ATGTCAGATACTAGAAATATCGTTTTAATTAGTATTAGCCGTTTAATATCTGAGTTGGGTTCCGTAGCATTAAGGTTTGCCCTTAGTTTATATATTTTAGACATCACTGGTTCACCTTTAATGTTTGGATTTGTATTTGGATTTACCTATATACCAGGTGTCATCGTGAATCTGTTTGCTGGAGTGCTTATTGATAGAAGTAATAAGAAAAAAATATTAATAGCTGCGGATCTATTAAGTGGTATAACCACGATATTATTTCTAGTTCTGTTTCTAGTTCAACCGGCCAATATAGGATTATTAATTTGTTATGTTATTATTCTGTATTCATTTCAAGCCGTATTTTTATTAGCTATGAATGCTGCCATCCCCGAGCTTGTGTCTAAGAGTCGGGTGATGGCAGTTAACTCAAATATTCAGAGTATAAGTACTTTATTAAGTATTGTTGGACTATTTGTTGGTGCTTTTGCTTATGGGGCTTTTGGAATTGAAATGGTATTTCTCATAGATGGTATTTCATTTATCTTATCTGGTATCATCAACGTATTTTTTGTATTTAGAAAAAAATCAGAGGAATCTTTGCAAAACAATACCTACTGGCAAAGTATGAAGGAAGTTCATCAATATATCAAAGATCGCAACGAGTTAAAGTATTTACTAGGTATTTTTCTTGTTATTAATTTTATGTTCGTACCTATCGTAACTTTAGTGATGCCTTATATTATGCGTGAGATCTATGAAATGTCTGAATTTTATATTGCTTTGATAGAGGGGGCATTAGGTTTAGGTCTTATCGTTGGTGCATTATTAGTAGCGATCAAAAAAATTGGTCGTTTTGTTATAAATAAAATATTTATACTATTTCAACTACTGGCGTTTATGACAGTATTATGGGTTTTTCCAGAGCTGCCTTTTATATCAATCAACTCTTCATTGGTAATTTTGCTAGGATATATGATTATTTTGACATTTATGGGGATGTTTAATTCTATGGCCAATATACCTATGGTGTCTTATGTGCAGATTTATATTCCAGAGAAAATGAGAGCAAGTTTTTTTGGAATTGTTACAACAGTAGCTACGATGAGTGTCCCAGTTGGTCTGTGGATATATGGAGCCGCATTAGAGATGATCAGTTGGATATATTTAACTACGATTTCAGGTGTCACGCTAATTATTATCGGTTTTATAGCACATCGGAATCAGGAACTGAGAGAGTTTTTTAGTAGAGAGCAGGATGATCACGAGGATCACATGGAACTTAATCCCATAGAAGTTGTTGAATCTAACTAA